TTGATATGTGCAGTATATAAACGAAGAAATCACCAACCTCCCACGTTGTGGTGCGATTGGCGATTCCAAAGATACGAAAAAAAGAAAGAAGGCACAGGGGAACAACCATATCGATAAAAACATTTGTGCCTTCTTTCTGGTGCCCGTAGCGCCCTCGTAAAAAGCTTAAATCCAAAGGCAGGCACAGCGCGTGTCACCACGCAATACATTTGTTTTACTTCCGAGACCCGCACTCTCGCGGGTTTTTCTGAGTCCTTAGAGAGTCTACTTATGGGAAGGTTTAATCGGGAAGACGAAAAAGAGTAAAAGATTCGTCCTGGCTGTCCTGACTTTGCAGACGCCCGAGGCTTGGTGCTAAGCTCAGGAGCCTCTCCTGCTCTAGGTCTCTAGCAGGTACATGGGACTGCAGTGGTTACGCTGCAGCGGTGTGACGTAGACATCCTTGCCGACGCGGATCCCCTCAGCGAAGAGACGTATGTCGAAGGTCTTGCGTACTAGCTCGGGGTGATTGTTTTCCTTGCTGAGGTGGCAGAGGAAGACGTTACGCATCGTGGGCTGCCAGATACGACAGAGAAACTCCACCGACTCATCATTGCTCAGATGCCCCAGAGGGCCACTGATCCGCTTCTTGAGGAAGGGCGGGTACTTACCAATTCGGAGCATCTCGGGATCGTAGTTGGACTCCAGCACCAGATGGTGTGCCAAGCTAGCGTAGTCCTCTATCGTCGGGGTCAGATGACCTATATCTGTCGCTAGGGTAAATGAAAAACCATCTGCCGAAGAGATATGGTACCCCACATTGTCTGCACTATCGTGAGGTACGGAGAATGGAGTCACCACGAGTCCTATCAGCTCAAAGGGCACCTCTGGCTCGATGGCATAGCGCATATCGTGCTTGATGCGCTCCATGCCTCTCATATAGTCTAGCCCGCATTGCACTGGATGAGTCGCATAGACAGGTAGTTCGTAGCGATTGGCCAGCTTGCCCACTGTGCGTGCATGGTCGGCATGATTGTGAGTCAGGAGGATCGCCTGCACATCGTGCTCTAGCGAGAGGCCCGCTTGCTCTAGACCAGTCTTGATGTCGTAGAGTGCTATGCCCGCATCTATGAGGAGCCCCTGGCCATCGTGCTCGAGGTAGTAGCAGTTGCCCGTGCTACCACTCGCTAGGCTCATAAATCGTATCATACCGTCAGCTCGCCACGTAGAGAGACTTGCATCAGATGCGCCACCTCCTCTGGAGATAGATCTTGCGCTAGGAGGTACATCAGCTTCGTGGTAGCACTCTCGGTGGTCATGTCACCTCCCCCGATGACACCCGTCTGGCTGAGCACATTGCCCGTCTCATAGCGCCCCATGACGACCGATCCGGAGTAGCACTGCGTCACATTGACGATCGTGATGCCACGTGCCACAGCTTCTTTTATAGCAGAGAGAAAAGCTTCGCTCGTTGGGGCATTGCCACTGCCGAAGGTTTCTAGTACCACTCCCCTGAGGTCTGGCGTGTGTAGGATGTGATCTAGGAGTGAGGCTGATAGTCCTGGAAACAGTTTGAGCACCACTACGTGCCCATCGAAAGCGGGTCTCCACGCTTGCGACAAAGCTGGCTCGTCAAAGCCGATAGCACTCGGGCTATACTTAATATCGATCCCTGCGAAAGCTAGGTGCGGATAGTTGGGCGAGGCGAATGCCTCAAAGTGCTCGGCACTATACTTGAGCGTACGGTTGCCACGGTAGAGGTAATCCTCAAAGTAAACGGCCACTTCGGGGATCATAGGCTCACCATCGGCACGTCTAGCCAAGGCAATCTCAAAGGCTGTGATCAGGTTTTCCTTACCATCCGTCCGCAACCTCCCTATGGGAAGCTGCGAGCCAGTCAAGATGACGGGCCTGTCTAGCCCCTGTAGCATAAAGCTCAGCGCAGAGGCGGTGTAAGCCATTGTGTCCGTGCCATGTAGTATGACGAAGCCATCATACTGGTGCATCTCTCGCTGGATCATCTCTCCTAGCCAGACCCACAGGTCGGGCGTGATAGCCGAAGAGTCTATGGGCGGGTCGCACTGCTCTATGTCGAAGGTGCAGTGGAGCTGATCAAGCTCTGGCACATGCTCCCGTAGGTAGTCAAATTGGAATGCTTTGAGCGCACCGGTCTCTGTATCTTGTACCATCCCGATGGTCCCGCCTGTGTAGATAACCTTCAGGTGGGGTAGGGCGGTGGTCGTATCTCTATCTGTAGTCATGGAGGAGGAATAAGTCTTCAGTCAAGCCTATGTGCAGTCTTTTTTTCTGCGCTTACAAAGATACGGATATTTCCCTTTGCGATAGATCGAACTAGATTTTGCCCAGGGCTGACGCATTATATACAATGAGCTCATCGACCTCTCGACTTCTCGTTTGTCGCTCTTGTGTAGCTGTTGGCTGTTAGCTAGTAGTGCTAGTGCTCTTGACTGGGCAAATTCGACGCCGGCTTGTTACAATAATTTAGAATCGACTACATGTCGATACGGCGCTGTGTCGGGGAAAAGTGATTTCCACGTGGATATTTCGAAATCTCCACGTGGAGAATGAAAAATTCCTCGGAGGAATGAGATGAAACTTCGGAAGAATCAAATGAAACTTCGGAAGAAATGAATCGCGCCCACGTGGGGAAGAAAAAATATCCACGTGGAGATTTGAGATTTCCCACGTGGATATTCGAGAAAGGAGGGGATCGGACGAATTTCCCTGTAAAGATATGTAACTAGAGATTAGAGGTTAGAAGTTAGAAATTAGGGATCGAGAGAGCAGGGTTACTCTTGGAGACTGTTGCAAAAGTCAACAGTCTCACAATCTTGCTTGCAAGATTGTCTAGACTTTGCAGAAAGGATGAAGCGCAAGGCGCTGAGGGTGAGGTCTGAAGGGAGCATACCACCGTATGTGACCGAAGCCGAATCCCGAAAGCAACACAGCGATTAGCCTTTATGCAACAGTCTCTATTGAGATATAGGATAGCCGGCATCCAACCATCCGAGGATTCCATCCTTGAGATTAACGATTTGGTATCCTTCCTTTACCAGTAGCTGGGCGGCCATCATGCTCCTCTTGCCCGACCGACAATAGAGGTATATGGGCTGACTTTTGTCGAATCTCGCGTTGACTAGTTGAGTGAAGTGTGACTCATGCACATCTATGTTGATGGACTTCTCGAGGTGGCCTTTGGCAAATTCATCTGCTGTGCGTACATCAAGTAGCTGTACGGTGGCACTACTTATTTCCGCTTTGAAGGTAGCTGAATCTACCGATTTGATCCCCTTTGATGCATGGCATGATCCTATTAGCATTGATAGTACTCCCATAATGATGCAGTAGTAAAGTGTACGTGTCATATATATAATGTGTTGTGATACTAATATAACGGATCGAACAGCAAAGTGTTGCCCTAGAGAGCGATCTTATCTGATTTAATTCTAGACTGTAACCTAAAAAACAATTGGTGCGACCTCAGACTTTTGTATATCCAAGGTCGCACCGCTAGCTGCTACAAGGAGGATAGTTGGCCCTCCTAGTAGTTAAAATCTATAAGTCATGGAGAGATTGATCACACGACCATTACCATGAGTATACTCGTTATCTCTTGCTACTAGTTGAGACTGAACCGTGTAGTAGGTGGTGTTGAGTAAGTTTTCTATGCCCAATGTGTAGGTGAACTTATCTATCGTAAGCCCTGCATTGAGATGCAATAAGGTGACAGGCGTTACCTTGCCTTCGCCCTCTGCATATTTCCCTTTTTCGTTTGTGGCAAAGCGGTCCCTTGCTCCAGTATACATACCATATAGGCGTATATAGCTATGTTTCGTTGGGCGGCAATTGATATATGCTGTAATCTTCATTGGAGGGATAGACTGGCCACTCATATAGTGGTCCCAAGAGCCATCAACGTACTTCTTCCCCTCCATCATGGAGAACCCAACGCCCGTCTGCCACTGTCTATTGATGGTAGCATCCATTGATAGCTCTCCACCTACGATACGTTGGGGTGAGCGATCTACCACCCAGAATCCATCTACACTTTTAAGGTCACTACCAAGCGCTGCGTAGGTGTAGAATACTGCGCCAGAAGTCTCTAGCCTTGAAGCCTCTCCAAAGAGTCCTCTAACGGTAGAGTAAAAGCCTATTTCGGCATTGTGAGTCTTAACAGGCGAAGTCTCTATTTTGCTCAGCACATCACTCTTGGCATCACGCAAGGTGCGTCCTAGGTCATATATGGAGAAGCCTTGAGAGTAAGCTAAAAATGGTTGGAACACTCTCCACTTATTCAAGGTCACACCACCATTTAAGGATAGGTTGTTGTAAGGCAGCACACCGCCTTGGACCTTAGTCCGCTCAACGCCCGCCTTCTTTGGAAGGACTTCATAGTCTGGCACGTGTACGTCGATGCGATCATACCTTGCTCCCACTTTGATGTTGAGGAGGTCGCCGATAGTGGTTTTGGTTTGCACAAATGGTCCGAAGTTAAGAGCTGTCATCTCTGGTACCCAATAACGTCCGTCTACAAGAGGCTGTCCAGTACGATCCATTGTGAAGTCTATTCCATACAGGAGCTTTGTAAATACTTGCTCACTCAGAGGGAGTTTGGAGTCAAGCTGAGCTTTTGCTCCGATCTGCTTTGCCTCAATGGTTGCCTGCCCGCTAGTGCCTTCCCAGCGAGGCTTCTTCTCATTATGTATCCGGTAGTCTGTCACGACCTTTAGTGCACGGCCCTGGAGGGTCGCCTCAAAGTTCGTCCCGCTGAAGATGTTTTGATGCGTGTAGCGTATGTAAGCATTGTGATTGTACGCCATCCCCTCTGGGATTGCTTCTTTTGGCTGGTCACCTTTAATTCCGATGCGTGGGCTTTCTAGGTATTTACCACCACTAGCAATGAGCGGACTGTTTTGTACGGTCCTAAAGAAGTTGTACATTCCCTCAATACGTGCTGTCTCGCTTATTTGATAACCGACCTTTGCTAGGGCATTGTATGTGCGGGTGTCGCCTAGCCCATATCTAGGAGAGAGGTATACGCCATCTCCGTCTACCGAGCTACCCGTCTGTCCGATCACACCATTAACCATGTAGTCAAAACCACCTATCTTGCCATAGAGCTGCTGATTGAGACGGTAGCCAAATGACTGTGTCTTATTGCTAAGCAAAGAGTGATCCTGCATTGCTATGTAAGACTGACCGCCGAAAGGCTTATCATTTCTGTTCTTACGCGTCACGATATTGATGATACCACCATTTGCTCCATTGCCATAAAGTGCGGTCGCACCTTTGATCACCTCAATTCGCTCTACAGCCGTTGGGTCAATGGTCCGAAGGTCACGGCTTGTTGCCCGCAGAGGCGTTGTTTGTGGAATGCCATCAATCAGTACTAGTACACTTCTTCCTCTCAAAGTGTTGGAGCGCTCACTAGTCGTATTGCCAGTAGAGGCCATCCCTGGCACCAAAAAGCCTACGATAGCCTGCATGTCTGGCATAGTCTTATTGAGCTCCGCTAGTTCCTTTCGTGTTACAATTGAGATGGACGTCGCCGATTGACTTTTCACTTCTGGTGTTCTTTGAGCAGTCACGACCACTTCATCAAGTTTGACTTCATCGTGTACCTCA
The sequence above is a segment of the Porphyromonas vaginalis genome. Coding sequences within it:
- a CDS encoding rhodanese-like domain-containing protein translates to MTRTLYYCIIMGVLSMLIGSCHASKGIKSVDSATFKAEISSATVQLLDVRTADEFAKGHLEKSINIDVHESHFTQLVNARFDKSQPIYLYCRSGKRSMMAAQLLVKEGYQIVNLKDGILGWLDAGYPISQ
- a CDS encoding MBL fold metallo-hydrolase, encoding MIRFMSLASGSTGNCYYLEHDGQGLLIDAGIALYDIKTGLEQAGLSLEHDVQAILLTHNHADHARTVGKLANRYELPVYATHPVQCGLDYMRGMERIKHDMRYAIEPEVPFELIGLVVTPFSVPHDSADNVGYHISSADGFSFTLATDIGHLTPTIEDYASLAHHLVLESNYDPEMLRIGKYPPFLKKRISGPLGHLSNDESVEFLCRIWQPTMRNVFLCHLSKENNHPELVRKTFDIRLFAEGIRVGKDVYVTPLQRNHCSPMYLLET
- a CDS encoding TonB-dependent receptor; protein product: MRYLGLNRWVRYVALSLLISTSIGLTAMAQNEVHDEVKLDEVVVTAQRTPEVKSQSATSISIVTRKELAELNKTMPDMQAIVGFLVPGMASTGNTTSERSNTLRGRSVLVLIDGIPQTTPLRATSRDLRTIDPTAVERIEVIKGATALYGNGANGGIINIVTRKNRNDKPFGGQSYIAMQDHSLLSNKTQSFGYRLNQQLYGKIGGFDYMVNGVIGQTGSSVDGDGVYLSPRYGLGDTRTYNALAKVGYQISETARIEGMYNFFRTVQNSPLIASGGKYLESPRIGIKGDQPKEAIPEGMAYNHNAYIRYTHQNIFSGTNFEATLQGRALKVVTDYRIHNEKKPRWEGTSGQATIEAKQIGAKAQLDSKLPLSEQVFTKLLYGIDFTMDRTGQPLVDGRYWVPEMTALNFGPFVQTKTTIGDLLNIKVGARYDRIDVHVPDYEVLPKKAGVERTKVQGGVLPYNNLSLNGGVTLNKWRVFQPFLAYSQGFSIYDLGRTLRDAKSDVLSKIETSPVKTHNAEIGFYSTVRGLFGEASRLETSGAVFYTYAALGSDLKSVDGFWVVDRSPQRIVGGELSMDATINRQWQTGVGFSMMEGKKYVDGSWDHYMSGQSIPPMKITAYINCRPTKHSYIRLYGMYTGARDRFATNEKGKYAEGEGKVTPVTLLHLNAGLTIDKFTYTLGIENLLNTTYYTVQSQLVARDNEYTHGNGRVINLSMTYRF
- a CDS encoding asparaginase, encoding MTTDRDTTTALPHLKVIYTGGTIGMVQDTETGALKAFQFDYLREHVPELDQLHCTFDIEQCDPPIDSSAITPDLWVWLGEMIQREMHQYDGFVILHGTDTMAYTASALSFMLQGLDRPVILTGSQLPIGRLRTDGKENLITAFEIALARRADGEPMIPEVAVYFEDYLYRGNRTLKYSAEHFEAFASPNYPHLAFAGIDIKYSPSAIGFDEPALSQAWRPAFDGHVVVLKLFPGLSASLLDHILHTPDLRGVVLETFGSGNAPTSEAFLSAIKEAVARGITIVNVTQCYSGSVVMGRYETGNVLSQTGVIGGGDMTTESATTKLMYLLAQDLSPEEVAHLMQVSLRGELTV